A stretch of DNA from Microbacterium sp. LWS13-1.2:
CACCAGTGCGGCATCGCCCACGGAGGGCGAGGTGTCGGCGGGGCTCTCGGTCGCGGTGCCGGGCAGGTCGATCAGCACCTCCATCGCGCGGGTCTTGCCCGCGTCGCGACGCAGGTAGCCGCTCAGCTCGAGCTGGTTGAGCTGGTGGGTGACGCTGGAGAGCGACTTCAGGCCCACCGCGTCGCCGATCTCGCGCATGCTCGGCGGGTAGCCGTGCCGTGCGATCGACCGCTGGATCACCTCGAGGATCGCCAGCTGCTTGTCGCTGAGGCTCTTGCGCCGACGAGTCTGGGGCTTGTCTCGCCCGGCCGCGTCGCTCATCTTCCGGCTCCGTCCTGCGCTCGGCGGTGGAGCGCTGTTTCTTCGAATGTCGGAGGCCCGTGGTGGGGTTCTCGTATCGAAACCGTATCCGGATCGCGGGCATCTGGGGAACAACCCGGCCGCGTGTCGCGTTCGAGAGATCGCCGCCCGGATCCGGTATTGACATCCTACAGACTCGAAGATAGCTTCGGAAGAGAGGTTCGCATTCTCCACTCCCGGCCGAGTGGAGAATGCGAATCTCTCCCCATCAGGAGGAGCCCAGCATGACCGCGATCGACTTCACGGCATCCGTCCCGTCGCCGACGCGCGCCGCGCGTGTCGCGGCGCGGCGCGTGCACGGCACGGCACGGCAGCTCGCCGGGGGCACTCCGCAGCAGGCGTCCATGCGACCGGCGGCCGCGCCGTCGACGCGACTGCGCCTCACGATCCGTGGCCGGAGGGTGCTGGCCGCGATCGCCGCTCTGCCCGCCGTCATCGCGCTGAGCGCCGCTGTCATCGGCGGCGGCGCGGCTCTGGCCTCGCGTGACGCGGGCGCGCCCGCAGGTTCGTTCAGCACGGTGACCGTGGCTGACGGCGACTCGCTGTGGAGCATCGCGGAAGACATCGCCCCCGATCGCGATCCGCGCGACGTCGTCGATGAGCTCGTGCGACTGAACGCTCTCGACAGCGTCGTCGTGCAGGCCGGTCAGAGCATCGCGATCCCGGCAGCCTACGACAGCGGACGCTGAGCCGCTCCCGTCGGTCGGGTGACCGTCGCCCGGCGTCACGCGGCGGTCGAGCAGCACCGCACGCGCCTACCATGGGAGAGGTGAGTGCACGTCTCGAAGACCTCCCCATACGCGCCGATCTCCGCGGCCAGAAGCCGTACGGTGCCCCGCAGGCGCCGCTGCCGGTGGCCCTCAATGTCAACGAGAACACGCATCCCGTTCCGCCGGAGGTCGCCGACGACATCCTGGACTCGATCGCGCGGGCGCTCAGCGATGTGAACCGGTATCCCGACCGCGAGTTCACAGCCCTGCGCGAGGGCTTCGCCGGCTATCTCGGCCACGGCCTCACCCGCGACGAGATCTGGGCGGCCAACGGCTCGAACGAGGTGCTTCAGCACATCCTGCAGGCGTTCGCCGGACCGGGCCGCACGGCCTTCGGCTTCGCACCCACCTACTCGATGTATCCGCTGCTCACCCGCGGTACCGGTGCCGAGTGGATCTCGGGCACCCGCGCGGCCGACTACTCGATCGCGGCGGACGATGCCGCGGCCCAGGTGTCGGATGCCTCTCCCGACGTGGTGTTCCTGTGCTCGCCGAACAACCCCACCGGCACCCCGCTCGGACTCGACGTGGTGGAGGCCGTGTACGAGGCGACGGACGGCATCGTGATCGTCGACGAGGCGTACTTCGAGTTCGCGCCGCACGACGAGCGGTCCGCCCTGACGCTGCTGCCCGATCGCGAGCGGCTTGTCGTGTCGCGCACCATGAGCAAGGCGTTCGCGTTCGCGGGTGCGCGCGTGGGCTACATGGCGGCCGACCCGGCGCTCATCGATGCGCTCCGGCTGGTGCGCCTGCCGTATCACCTCAGCGCGCTCACGCAGGCGGCGGCGACCGCGGCGCTGCGGCACGCGCCCACGATGCTGGGCATGGTCGACGAGATCGTCGCGCAGCGCGACCGCATCTCGGCGACGGTCGAGGCGCTCGGCTACACGCCCCACGAGTCGTGGACGAACTTCGTGCTGTTCGGGGGAGTAGCCGACCCGGCGGCCACGTGGCATGCCCTCTACGACGAGGGGGTGCTCATCCGCGACGTCGGCATCCCGGCGCACCTGCGGGTCACGGCGGGCACCGACGAGGAGACGACCGCCTTCCTCGACGCCCTCGCCTCGGTAGGATCGGCGGCATGAGCGCCGCACCACGAACCGCCTCGCTGCGACGGGCGACGAGCGAGTCGACCGTCGAGCTCGAGCTCGATCTCGACGGCACGGGCCGCAGCCGCATCGACACGACGGTGCCGTTCTTCGACCACCTGCTCACGGCGTTCGCCAAGCACGCGCTCACCGATCTGACGGTGCGGGCCTCGGGCGACACCGACATCGACGCCCACCACACGGTGGAGGACATCTCGATCGTGCTGGGCCAGGCGATCCGCGAGGCCCTCGGCGACAAGTCCGGCATCTCGCGGTATGGCGACGCCCTCGTGCCCCTCGACGAGGCGCTCGCGCAGGCCGTCGTCGACATCAGCGGCCGCCCCTACCTCGTGCACACCGGCGAGCCTGCAGGCTTCGAGCACCACCTCATCGGCGGCCACTTCACGGGGTCCCTCGTGCGCCACACGTTCGAGGCCATCTCGTACAACGCCGCGCTCACGGTCCACGTGCGGGTGCTGTCGGGCCGCGACCCGCACCACATCGCCGAGGCCGAGTACAAGGCCTTCGCGCGCGCGTTCCGCCAGGCGAAGGCGCACGACCCGTTGGTGCACGGCATCCCGAGCACGAAGGGCGCCCTGTGAGCGAAAGCACGCCCTCCCGCGGCGAGCGGCCGCTCGTGGCCGTCCTCGACTACGGGTCGGGGAACGTGCACTCGGCCGTCAAGGCGCTGGTCGCGGCGGGCGCGGATGCACGACTGACGGCTGATCGTGGCCTGATCCGCGACGCCGACGGCCTCTTCGTGCCGGGTGTCGGCGCCTTCCGCGCTGTGGCGGAGGCGCTGCGCGCCAGC
This window harbors:
- a CDS encoding LysM peptidoglycan-binding domain-containing protein, coding for MRPAAAPSTRLRLTIRGRRVLAAIAALPAVIALSAAVIGGGAALASRDAGAPAGSFSTVTVADGDSLWSIAEDIAPDRDPRDVVDELVRLNALDSVVVQAGQSIAIPAAYDSGR
- a CDS encoding histidinol-phosphate transaminase produces the protein MGEVSARLEDLPIRADLRGQKPYGAPQAPLPVALNVNENTHPVPPEVADDILDSIARALSDVNRYPDREFTALREGFAGYLGHGLTRDEIWAANGSNEVLQHILQAFAGPGRTAFGFAPTYSMYPLLTRGTGAEWISGTRAADYSIAADDAAAQVSDASPDVVFLCSPNNPTGTPLGLDVVEAVYEATDGIVIVDEAYFEFAPHDERSALTLLPDRERLVVSRTMSKAFAFAGARVGYMAADPALIDALRLVRLPYHLSALTQAAATAALRHAPTMLGMVDEIVAQRDRISATVEALGYTPHESWTNFVLFGGVADPAATWHALYDEGVLIRDVGIPAHLRVTAGTDEETTAFLDALASVGSAA
- the hisB gene encoding imidazoleglycerol-phosphate dehydratase HisB, with amino-acid sequence MSAAPRTASLRRATSESTVELELDLDGTGRSRIDTTVPFFDHLLTAFAKHALTDLTVRASGDTDIDAHHTVEDISIVLGQAIREALGDKSGISRYGDALVPLDEALAQAVVDISGRPYLVHTGEPAGFEHHLIGGHFTGSLVRHTFEAISYNAALTVHVRVLSGRDPHHIAEAEYKAFARAFRQAKAHDPLVHGIPSTKGAL